From one Cupriavidus sp. P-10 genomic stretch:
- a CDS encoding NCS1 family nucleobase:cation symporter-1: protein MMQTTVTPDATASAPQAGHAAHGNALIKPTYDERLTNEDLAPLRKQTWGTYNIFAFWMSDVHSVGGYITAGSLFALGLTSWQVLVSLLVGIVIVQFFCNLVAKPSQMTGTPYPVICRASFGVLGANIPAIIRGLIAVAWYGIQTYLASSAFLVLALHFFPSLAPYADLRLHGFAGLSTLGWAAFMVLWVLQALVFWTGMETIRKFIDWAGPAVYVVMIALAIWLVNKAGWENVNFTLSFVKYTGWEAVPVMLSAIALVVSYFSGPMLNFGDFSRYAKDFKSVKRGNFWGLPVNFLGFSLLTVITTSATLPVFGKLITDPVETVSHIDSTFAMLLGAFTFMTATIGINIVANFVSPAFDFSNVSPKHISWRTGGMIAAVASIFITPWNLYNNPEVIHYTLDVLGAFIGPLFGILIADYYLVRRQHVEVDDLYTLNPRGRYWYRNGFNPAAVATMIPAAVIPILCVVVPAWQAAANYSWFIGMGIALVLYRQLAPRMMPGHLASPADPAASKA from the coding sequence ATGATGCAAACGACCGTAACGCCAGACGCGACCGCCAGCGCCCCGCAGGCAGGGCATGCCGCACACGGCAATGCCCTGATCAAGCCCACCTACGACGAGCGGCTGACCAACGAGGACCTGGCGCCGCTGCGCAAGCAGACCTGGGGCACCTACAACATCTTTGCCTTCTGGATGTCAGACGTGCACAGCGTGGGCGGCTACATCACCGCCGGCAGCCTGTTCGCGCTGGGGCTGACCAGCTGGCAGGTGCTGGTGTCGCTGCTGGTCGGGATCGTGATCGTGCAATTCTTCTGCAACCTGGTGGCCAAGCCCAGCCAGATGACCGGCACGCCTTACCCGGTGATCTGCCGGGCTTCGTTCGGCGTGCTCGGCGCCAATATCCCGGCCATCATCCGCGGGCTGATCGCGGTGGCCTGGTACGGGATCCAGACCTACCTGGCGTCCAGCGCCTTCCTGGTGCTGGCGCTGCACTTCTTCCCCTCGCTGGCGCCGTATGCCGACCTCAGGCTGCACGGCTTTGCCGGGCTGTCCACGCTGGGCTGGGCCGCGTTCATGGTGCTGTGGGTGCTGCAGGCGCTGGTGTTCTGGACCGGCATGGAGACCATCCGCAAGTTCATCGACTGGGCCGGCCCGGCGGTGTACGTGGTGATGATCGCGCTGGCGATCTGGCTGGTGAACAAGGCCGGCTGGGAGAACGTCAACTTCACGCTGAGCTTCGTCAAGTACACCGGCTGGGAAGCGGTGCCGGTGATGCTGAGCGCGATCGCGCTGGTGGTGTCGTACTTCTCCGGCCCGATGCTGAACTTCGGCGACTTCTCGCGCTATGCCAAGGACTTCAAGTCGGTCAAGCGCGGCAACTTCTGGGGCCTGCCGGTCAACTTCCTGGGCTTCTCGCTGCTGACCGTGATCACCACCTCGGCCACGCTGCCGGTGTTCGGCAAGCTGATCACCGACCCGGTGGAAACCGTCAGCCATATCGACAGCACCTTCGCCATGCTGCTGGGCGCGTTCACCTTCATGACCGCGACCATCGGCATCAACATCGTCGCCAACTTCGTGTCGCCGGCGTTCGACTTCTCCAACGTGTCGCCCAAGCACATCAGCTGGCGCACCGGCGGCATGATCGCCGCGGTGGCCTCGATCTTCATCACGCCCTGGAACCTGTACAACAACCCAGAGGTGATCCACTACACGCTGGACGTGCTGGGCGCCTTCATCGGCCCGCTGTTCGGCATCCTGATCGCCGACTACTACCTGGTGCGCCGCCAGCACGTGGAAGTCGATGACCTGTACACGCTGAACCCGCGCGGCCGCTACTGGTACCGCAACGGCTTCAACCCGGCAGCAGTGGCCACCATGATTCCCGCGGCTGTCATCCCGATCCTGTGCGTGGTGGTGCCGGCCTGGCAGGCGGCGGCCAACTACAGCTGGTTCATCGGCATGGGCATCGCGCTGGTGCTGTACCGCCAGCTGGCGCCGCGCATGATGCCGGGCCACCTGGCCTCGCCTGCCGATCCGGCCGCCAGCAAGGCCTGA
- the puuE gene encoding allantoinase PuuE → MLQTRYPRDLTGYGAQPPHARWPGGARIAVQFVLNYEEGGENCVLHGDAASEQFLSEIVGAAAYPDRHMSMEGIYEYGSRAGAWRILREFEKRGLPLTIFGVSMALQRHPDLTRAFVELGHEIACHGWRWIHYQNMDEATEREHMRIGMQIIKELTGELPLGWYTGRDSPNTRRLVVEHGGLLYDSDYYGDDLPFWTEVEVTGGEKKPHLVVPYTLDSNDMRFATPQGFNTGEQFFQYLKDAFDVLYEEGDPSGQDSPKMLSIGMHCRLLGRPGRFRALQRFLDYVQGHDKVWICRRVDLARHWAQVHPFRPATTASAIASAASAAREAATA, encoded by the coding sequence ATGCTCCAGACACGTTATCCCCGCGACCTGACCGGCTACGGTGCCCAGCCTCCTCACGCCCGCTGGCCGGGCGGCGCGCGCATCGCCGTGCAGTTCGTCCTCAACTATGAAGAAGGCGGCGAGAACTGCGTGCTGCACGGCGACGCCGCCTCCGAGCAGTTCCTCTCCGAGATCGTCGGCGCGGCGGCCTATCCCGACCGCCACATGAGCATGGAGGGCATCTATGAATACGGCTCGCGCGCGGGTGCCTGGCGCATCCTGCGCGAGTTCGAAAAGCGCGGCCTGCCGCTGACCATCTTCGGCGTGTCGATGGCGCTGCAGCGCCATCCGGATCTGACGCGCGCCTTCGTCGAACTGGGCCACGAGATCGCCTGCCACGGCTGGCGCTGGATCCACTACCAGAACATGGACGAAGCCACCGAGCGCGAGCACATGCGCATCGGCATGCAGATCATCAAGGAGCTGACCGGCGAGCTGCCACTGGGCTGGTACACCGGCCGCGACAGCCCCAACACGCGCCGCCTCGTCGTCGAGCACGGCGGCTTGCTGTACGACTCGGACTACTACGGCGACGACCTGCCCTTCTGGACTGAAGTCGAAGTCACCGGCGGCGAAAAGAAGCCGCACCTGGTGGTGCCGTACACGCTGGACTCGAACGACATGCGCTTTGCCACGCCGCAAGGCTTCAACACCGGCGAGCAATTCTTCCAGTACCTGAAGGATGCGTTCGACGTGCTGTATGAAGAAGGCGACCCGAGCGGACAGGACAGCCCCAAGATGCTGTCGATCGGCATGCACTGCCGGCTGCTCGGCCGTCCCGGCCGCTTCCGCGCGCTGCAGCGCTTCCTTGACTACGTGCAGGGCCATGACAAGGTGTGGATCTGCCGCCGTGTCGACCTCGCGCGGCACTGGGCGCAGGTCCATCCGTTCCGCCCCGCAACGACTGCCTCTGCAATTGCCAGCGCTGCCAGCGCTGCCAGGGAAGCCGCCACGGCCTGA
- a CDS encoding aspartate/glutamate racemase family protein, with translation MKLKIINPNTTESMTEKIGQCARAVAEQGTRISAVSPRMGPASIESHYDEALSVPGILDEILAGEQEGVDGYVIACFGDPGLYAAREVARGPVIGIAEAAMHMASMVGSSFSVVTTLARTCNIAWHLAERYGMKRFCSNVRACDLPVLDLERPGSDARRIITEACRRALVEDRSECIVLGCAGMTDLCDEIADAIGAPVIDGVTCAVKLAESLVSVRLATSKRGDWARPLPKAYAGMLAPYALN, from the coding sequence ATGAAGCTGAAGATCATCAACCCCAATACCACCGAAAGCATGACCGAGAAGATCGGCCAGTGCGCCCGCGCCGTGGCCGAGCAGGGTACGCGCATCAGCGCGGTCAGCCCGCGCATGGGCCCGGCCTCGATCGAGAGCCACTATGACGAGGCGCTGTCGGTGCCCGGCATCCTCGACGAGATCCTGGCGGGCGAGCAGGAAGGCGTCGACGGCTACGTCATCGCCTGCTTCGGCGACCCCGGCCTGTATGCGGCGCGCGAGGTGGCCCGCGGCCCCGTGATCGGCATCGCCGAAGCGGCAATGCACATGGCCAGCATGGTCGGCAGCAGCTTCAGCGTGGTCACCACGCTGGCACGCACCTGCAATATCGCCTGGCATCTGGCCGAGCGCTACGGCATGAAGCGCTTCTGCAGCAACGTGCGCGCCTGCGACCTGCCGGTGCTCGACCTGGAGCGCCCCGGCTCGGACGCGCGCCGCATCATCACCGAGGCCTGCCGCCGCGCGCTGGTGGAAGACCGCAGCGAATGCATCGTGCTCGGCTGCGCCGGCATGACCGATTTGTGCGACGAGATCGCCGACGCCATCGGCGCGCCGGTGATCGACGGCGTGACGTGCGCGGTCAAGCTGGCCGAGTCGCTGGTGTCGGTGCGGCTGGCCACCAGCAAGCGTGGCGACTGGGCGCGGCCGCTGCCGAAGGCGTATGCCGGCATGCTGGCGCCGTATGCACTGAACTGA